Within the [Enterobacter] lignolyticus SCF1 genome, the region TGGCGCATGCCGTGCTGCAGGCTCATCGGCAGCAGGTGCCTGTCATGGGAATTTGCGGCGGCTATCAGATGCTCGGCGATACCATTATCGATGAGGTGGAGTCGGGGCTGGGGACGATGCCCGGGCTCGGCATGCTCAATACCGTGACCCACTTCGCGCAGCGCAAAACCACGACCCAGGTTTCGGCGCAAATGGCGCTATCGCTGCCCGCGTGGCTGACGCAGGCTTCAGGCGTGAGGGTGCAAGGCTATGAAATTCATATGGGGGAGACGCAGCTGGCCTCCGGCTGTCGCCCGGCGCTGTTCCTGGAGAAAGACGGCGAGCGCGTAGCGGACGGCGCCATTAGCGATGATGGGACGGTGCTAGGGACGTATCTTCACGGCCTGTTCGATAACGATGCTTTCACGCGCGCAATGGTGGACGGTTTGCGCCAGCGCAAAGGATTAGCGCCGCTGGATGTGGCGGTAGACTACGCGGCGTATAAGGCTCAGCAGTTTGATATATTAGCGAGCGCCATGAGAGAGCACATTGATATTCAAAAGATTTATAAAATAATGCAGGAGCATCGGGAGGAAGGCGCATGATTTTAGTCACCGGGGGAGCGCGCAGCGGGAAAAGCGCTCACGTCGAACGGCTGGCGGCTCAGCAGTGTGAACGCGTTCTGTATATTGCGACGTCCGTTATCACGGATGACGAAATGGCGCTGCGTGTCGATAAGCACCGCGCCCAGCGCCCCTCGCACTGGCGAACCTGGGAAGGGTATCGCGGTCTGGGCGACGTGATTCGCCACCAGGTGCAGCCAGGGGAAGGCGTTGTACTGGAGTGCATCACCACGATGCTGTCGAACCTGCTCTATGAGGCCAGCGGCGGCGCTTCGCCGGACACCCTCGATTTCCCGGCGCTCGAGGCGGTGTTGCAGCAGCAGGTGGACGACCTGATTGCGGCATGCCAGCAGTCGGCGGCGCCGGTCTACATTGTGACCAATGAGCTGGGGATGAGCATCACGCCAGAAAATCGGCTGGCGCGTCATTTTGTTGATATTTCCGGGCGGGCGAATCAAAAGCTGGCGCAGGCCGCGCAGGACGTGTGGCTGGTCGTCTCCGGTATTGGAGTAAAAATTAAATGCCGTTAAAAATGTTATGGGCGACGCTGCGGTTCATCACCCGCATTCCGGTACCGGAAAAATGGAGCGATGGCGTTGAGTTTTCGCAGTATGGCCGTGGCGTCCCCTGGTTCCCGATAGTCGGCGTGATAGTCGGCGTACTGGCCGGATTAGGCTATCTGGCGGTGAGCCAGACCGGCGGGGGAATCTATATTGGCGCGGTCGCCTGGGTACTGGCGCTGGTGCTGCTGACCGGCGGCTTTCACCTTGACGGTCTGGCGGATACCTGCGATGGCGTTTTTTCCGCGCGCACCCGCGAACGTATGCTGGAGATTATGCGCGACAGCCGGCTCGGGACATACGGCGGTCTGGCGATTGTCTTTTGTATCCTCATCAAAGTGGCTGCGGTGATCTCCCTGGCGCATCTGCCGGTAAATACCCTGTTTGCGCTGCTGGTGTGCGCCCCTGTCGTCGGGCGTACGGGCATGGTACTGGCCATGTACCGGCAGCGCTATGCGCGCGAAGGGGCGGGAATGGCGAACGCCTATCTCGGGTGCATTAGCGGCAAAGAGGTCGTCGTCACCTTATGCATCGGGATGGCGCTTGTGGTGGGCATGGCGGGGATACGCGGGCTTATCGCCAGTATTATCACCTGGGCCGCCGTCAACGCGGTGAAATCCTTTTTAAGCCGCCGGCTGAAAGGGCTGACCGGGGACACCCTGGGGGCGATGGAAGAGATCGGCGAAATGGTCTTCCTGCTGGCGCTATTGTGGGTCTGATTTATGCGTTTTTTTCTGGTTCGGCACGGTCAGACAACGGCCAACGTCAGCGGCGTATTTTACGGCAGCACCGATTTATCGCTATCGCCACAGGGGATTGGACAAAGCCGGCGCGTCGCCGGGTATCTGTCTGGGGTCTCCTTTGGACGGACGATAGTCAGCCAGCTGCAGCGCTCGCAGCAAACGGCGCGGCTGGTCGTTCCGGCGGGGGCGGAGCTGCATGTTGATTCGCGCCTCAATGAGCTGGATTTTGGCGAATGGGAAATGCGGCATTTCAGCGACATCGAAAAAGAGAGCCCCGCGTCGTGGCAGCGCTGGATGGATGACTGGCAAAACGCCACGCCGGACGGCGGCGAGGCCTTCTCGCACTTTGCCGCGCGCGTCAGGCAGGCTGCGGATGAGACAGGTAAACAGCGGGAGAATACAGACACGCTGATTGTGGCGCATCAGGGCGTGTTGAGCCTGATGCTGGCGACCTGGCTAGGGATGCCCGTGGAGGCGATGTGGCATTTCCCTTTCGGGCACGATGCCTACACGGTCGTTGATAATCAGGCCGGATTTTGGGTGTTGCGCGTATTTAATGGCAGAAGCGTTTGGCAAACTGAAGAGTGAGGATGACGAGGATGGGGACATTGACGGAGCTGGTGACGGCCATCAGACCGCTGGATACGCAAAAAATGCAGGGGGCCTCCCGGCATATTGATGGCCTGGTGAAGCCGACTAACAGCCTTGGGCGGCTGGAAAGTCTGGCAATACAGCTATCGGGGATGTGGGGCATCGACAGGCTCGATAATCTGCAAAAAGAGATTATTGTCATGTGCGCCGACCATGGCGTATTTGATGAAGGCGTGGCGGCGACGCCGAAAGAAGTGACCTGGATTCAGGCCATCAACATGCAAAAAGGGCTGACCGGGGTCTGCGTGCTGGCCCGCAATAGCCAGACCTCGGTGCTGCCTGTCGATATCGGTATTGATGGCGAGCCTATCGACAATATGCTCAGCCTTAAACTCTCCCGGGGGTGCGGTAATATCGCCCAGGGGCCAGCGATGACGCGCCAGGATGCGGAGCGCCTGCTGCTGGCAAGCGCCGGGCTGGTTAAAAAGCGTGCGCAGGAGGGGATCTCCGTATTTGGCGTCGGCGAGCTGGGTATTGCTAATACGACGCCAGCGTCGGCGATAATCAGCGTACTGACCGGCTGCGCCCCGCATGATGTGGTGGGGATCGGCGCGAATTTACCGCAGGACCGCGTACAGCATAAAGAGGCGATCGTCGGTCAGGCGATACGGGTTAACAGACCTGATGCGCGTGACGCCGTCGATGTGCTGGCAAAAGTCGGCGGGTATGACCTGGTGGGCATGACTGGGGTAATACTGGGTGCTGGCGCATGCGGACTGCCTGTGGTGCTGGACGGCTTCCTCTCGTATGCCGCGGCGATCGCCGCCTGCCAGATTGCGCCGGAAGTGAAAAACTACTGCATTCCTTCCCATTTTTCGGCTGAGAAGGGGGCTAAACGGGCGCTGGAGCACCTTGGGCTGGAACCGTTTATCCATCTTGACCTGCGTCTTGGCGAAGGGAGCGGCGCGGCGCTGGCAATGTCGATCGTCAGTGCGGCCTGCGCGATGTATTGCGAAATGGGGCTGCTGTCGCAAAGCGGTATCCGCTTGCCGGTTCCGGCGTGACAGAAAGCAAAAACCCCGCCGAGGCGGGGTTTTTAAATTTGGCTCCTCTGACTGGACTCGAACCAGTGACATACGGATTAACAGTCCGCCGTTCTACCGACTGAACTACAGAGGAATCGTGTGAACGAGGCGAATACTACTGGCCGTCGTTTTTTGTGTCAACACTAAAATTAACTTACTGATTCAACTGGCTGAGATTAGCGCAATGTGTTGTTTTAGTGAACTGTACGCGGATTTCCTTCGTTGCTGTGGGCATTATCACGAATTCGTAATAACGGATCCTGACGGTAGAAATGGCAAAAACGCTGCCACAGCGCCGGGAAACGCGGGGCAAAAAGCTCCGGGGCGCTGAAGAAGTACTCCGACAATACGGCGAAACATTCGGCCGGGTCGGTCGCGGCATAGGCATCAATGCTGGCGGCGCTTTCTCCCACCAGGTCTATCTCGTCCTGAATGTTGTTCATTGCCGCATGGAGGTCGTGTTCCCAGCCAGCGACTTCGCGCAGCGGGATGAGCGGCACGCCGCTGGCGCGATCGCCATTGCGGGTATCAAGCTTATGCGCCACTTCGTGCACGACGAGGTTAAAGCCGGAGGCGTCGAATGAATCCTGGATATCAAGCCAGTTCAGAATGATGGGGCCCTGCTGCCAGCTCTGACCGGACTGAACGACCCGCTGGTTGTGGACAAGACCGATGTCGTCCTGCCATTCGTCGTCGACCACAAAGGGGGCAGGGTAGACCAGCACTTCGTGGAAACCATCAAGCCACTCAAGGCCCAGTTCCAGCACAGGCAGGCAGAACAGCAGGGCAATACGCGCGTGCTGTTCCGGCGTGAGCGTGAGCCCCTGGAGGGGGACAATCCGCTTCTGCTGCAAAAAACGCTCCGCCAGGTGAGTCAGGTTCTCCTGCTCATCAATCGAAAGGTTCGCTAAAACAGGAATCGCAAGTGCCTGTTCCCACTGAATACCGGCTTCGTGGGGCGCATCATGTGTTTTCCAGGGCCATTTAATCATCGCTTTGCTCGCAAACTCGTCACTTGAACACAATTAAAGGGACAGGGTCTGTTAAAATGCCAAAGATCCTGGCATTATGGCAACCACCTCAGCGGAGAGATGCCGGAGCGGCTGAACGGACCGGTCTCGAAAACCGGAGTAGGGGCAACTCTACCGGGGGTTCAAATCCCCCTCTCTCCGCCACTATTCAACCATTTACGTAATCCTCTTTCAACGACCACTATCACACTTGGAATTACCTGGAATATCCATTGGGAATATTTTCAGGGATCGGTGCATCAAGTGTAGGCGTAATTTTAACCTTCCTGGCGTAAACCAGGACTTGTCCTTCTGTCTTGTGTCCGGAGAAAAGTTGCTTGTCGCGACTGGGCGCAGTAGTGCGCCGTGTGCCCTTATGCAAGGGTATACGGCCTATATGCATATTTCTGTCATTCTGCATGTGGCAAATCGTGCGATCATAAATGAATGATAAGACAGTTTAATAATTGACAATGTTCTTAAATCGCAGCACAAATTTCTTAAATCAAAAACAGGCGAGCATCGTAAGTCACGATAAAACAGGCATAAAAAGCAGGGACCGCTAAGAATTTATTCGCCAAGGTAATTAAGATGCGTCATTAGCGTTTGATCCATCCATTTCCCCTCTATTGACTCGTTTTCAGCGCAATGTAAAACTGTACTCAGGAAATAGTTAAAGAGTGCTAATTAAATATCATCGCATCAGCGCAGGTATACGGATAAACCTCGCTAATGCTATGGATATATTTTCATAAATATTCTGACTCCCTTTCTGTCATTGCTTTTTAAAAGGAGTTATCAGGCAATGTGAAACATTTATCTGGCATGCAGGTTTCAGAGCAAATCGTAATAATTTCCAGTGGATAGCTATTTCCCCCGATGACGTTTTCAGGATGCATTGGAATTAACGTCTATGTAACAGTTATTCCATAACAGGAATGCGTGGGAAATAAATAAGGCACTTATTTAACTGCAATTCACATTCCGTTAAAGAATTCTTTCGGATATTTCTTCTGAAGGGACGGGTATTTTTATATTTCAACGTAATAAACCTGCAGCCCATATATACATTTTTATAAAACCGCTGAAACAGATGGGCAGATTTAAATAGTTAACGAGCGTGTAACATGAACAAAATATTCAGAGTTGTCCGTAGCGAAGCCACTGGTGCCTGGGTCGCTGTATCCGAGTTTGCCAGGGCCCGAGGAAAACGAACCGGGCGTCGCGCGCTGGCGGGCTTGTCTGCGGCGGTAGCCATTATCGTGTCGGCAATGATCGGGATAGCGCCGTCGTTCGCCGCGACGGTCGCGATCGATGCGGGAGATACCGCTTATCTGTCGCAGCTCTATGGCGCCGGTTCAGGTCAGGCAAACCGTTTATCTGATCTCATTTTTTATGGCACCAGCACCTCACCGGCAACGCTTATCGTCGACAGCAATACGACTCTGGGTTCCGACAGTTGGCTGTTTAATGCGACCGGCAACGGGGTTAACCTGATTAGCCTGAGTGGAACCCAGCAAGCGGTCATTAAACTGCTGGACGGTATTAATATGACAATAAGCAACTCTGTGGGAGGGGCGGTTTATAGTGCTGCCACTACCTCAGGGATTGTGTACGAGCTCGGCGATGGCAGCCAGCTACGTTTTATCGATAACCATGCCAGTAATGGCTCCCGCAGCCTTATTATCTCCAGTTCGGATGTGGTTTTCCGCGGTGCGAACGGAACCGTCGTATTTGATAACAACAGCGCATACACCTACGATCCCGCTGTTGATACCATTAACGGCGATGTCATATTTGAAGGCAATGCAACGCTGACTAATAACGCCAATCCCGGCATTTCCGGGGGCGTCATTCGGACACGTTACACGGGCGATATCATCTTCAGCGGCACGGACGCCATCGTTATTATCGGTAATAACTACTCAACCAGCTCGGGCGGCGCGCTGTTTTCCGACGGAAATGTGCAGTTTTATGGTAACGCTGATATTTATGGCAACCGGGGCATCAGAGATACTGCGGGCGCCATTGTTGCGCAGACCGGTCTGATAATGGAAACAAACGGCACCGATGGCATAAAAGTGCATGATAACTACTCCAATACCCAGTCTGCGGGCGCCATCTTGATCGGCAACGGGGCGAGCTACACCGGCACAAGCCTGCTGCACGCAAAAAACAGCGATATCCAGTTTTATAATAATTTCACCCAGGTCGGCGCCGGTACGACGCCTAATCTGACCAACGCGGTGGCTAACGCCATCAATATCCGCCAGCCGAACGGCACCCTGAACATCGCCGCTGAAGCGGGACGCCAGGTGCTGTTTCGCGACCCGATCACCAGCTTTAACGCCAACGGCGCAGTCGTGAATGTGGTTGTCGGGATCAACACCACCAACGGCAGCGACAGTACCGACGGGAAAGTCACCTTTACCGGGGAAGATTTCACTGCTGGCTCACTGAGCACACAATCGCGGATTTACGCTAAAACCACCGTTTATGGCGGCGAGATGGAGCTGAAAGACAACGCGCAGTACGGCGTGAACTCCAGTAGCACCAGCTTCACGCTGAAGGACGGCGCAACATTATTATCAACCGGTACGGCGGCGAACGCTGTGAATGTGCTTTCATCCGGCACAATGAATTTCGCTGATGGTTCGCTGATTAAAAGCAGCGGCGACAGCACGCTGCAGCTCAACGCCAGTAACCGACTGATTGGCGCCGCGGCGGGTGATACGGTGACGATTGCAACCGACGGAACCGATCGGCTGACGCTCGGCGGCGTTCTTACGGGGCAGGGAAAACTGGAAAAAACAGGCTCGGGCGTTTTATTGGCGGGTAACGCCTGGCAGTTCCTCAATAGCGGCGGCTTCAATCTGGCCGAAGGGACGCTGAACGCACAAAACATGGCGCAGAGTTTTACCTCGCTGGATGTCCAGCCCGGTGCGCTGTTGACCATGGGCAACAGCGGCGCGGACCTGGCGATCGCCGATCGCGCCATGATTGCCGGGACGCTGGAAAACGTTCAGACGCTGACAAAATCCGGTAGCGGCGACCTGCAGATAGCTAACTCGGTGGGCGCTAACCGCCTGAATATGTCTGGCGGTACGTTGAAAATTGATGCGGATAAAACGCTGACCATTGCCGCTGACGCGAACCTCGGCAACGGCGTGGCCACACAGGTCGATATTGCCAGCGACCCGGCGCTGAGTGCCGATACGCTCCAGCTCGCAGGAAACAATACGCTGGATATTACCGGTTACGCGCCCGTCACGGATGAGAATCAGTATACCCTGATCCACACCCAGAACGGGATCGGCGGCGATTTCCGCTACACCGTCGCCGGACAGGCTTTGCAGGATTACGTCGATATTGACCATTTCCTGATTGGATGGGCGAAGAAAGATAACGACAGCAAAAATGTCATCGCGAAGTTTGATCTGGTCTGGTTAAACACCGAAAACGCCAGTGCGCACGGTACGTTCAACGTCGCGGGCAATAACAGCTTTACCCTCGGCGACGCACTGCAGGACAACACACTCTCCGCCGCATATGGCTTCGGCTGGGACGGAAAAAGCCTCAGTAAAACCGGCGACGGTACGCTGATTTTCTCCGCCATCAATAGCTATACCGGCAGCACCACCGTCAATGCGGGCACGCTGCGGACCGATATCGCCGATACCCTGAACAGCAGCAGCGACATCATCATCAACGATGGCGTGCTCGATCTGAACGGTAACGACCAGCAGGCCAACCGCCTGAGCGGCAGCGGCGGTACGCTCTTGCTGAACGGCGCGACGCTGACCGCCGTTAACGCCACAGACGCTGACAATACGCGCTTTGCAGGCGATATCGCCGACGGCGATGTGGCTGGCGGTCGCTTTATCAAAACCGGTGACGGTAGCCTGACGCTGGCGGGGCAGACCGGCTGGACCGCAGACACAGAGCTGAACGCGGGTGAACTGATCCTTGATGGCGTCAACGGCGGCGCACAGCTGACCAGCAACATCATCGGCAGCAGCGGCAGCCGCTTGAACCTGCAAAACGGCGCACGACTGACCGGGTGGATCGATCCGACCGATGTGGATATCGATACGGCCAGCCGCTGGAACATGACTGCCGATTCGCAGGTCAACAACCTGAGCAGCGCCGGGACCATTGCGATTTCCAGGCCGACGGGCAGTGATTTCAAAACCCTGACCGTTGAGGGCAACTACACCGGCAGCGACGGGCTTATCGCGATGAACACCGCGCTGGGCGGGGATGACTCACCG harbors:
- the cobS gene encoding adenosylcobinamide-GDP ribazoletransferase, yielding MPLKMLWATLRFITRIPVPEKWSDGVEFSQYGRGVPWFPIVGVIVGVLAGLGYLAVSQTGGGIYIGAVAWVLALVLLTGGFHLDGLADTCDGVFSARTRERMLEIMRDSRLGTYGGLAIVFCILIKVAAVISLAHLPVNTLFALLVCAPVVGRTGMVLAMYRQRYAREGAGMANAYLGCISGKEVVVTLCIGMALVVGMAGIRGLIASIITWAAVNAVKSFLSRRLKGLTGDTLGAMEEIGEMVFLLALLWV
- the cobU gene encoding bifunctional adenosylcobinamide kinase/adenosylcobinamide-phosphate guanylyltransferase gives rise to the protein MILVTGGARSGKSAHVERLAAQQCERVLYIATSVITDDEMALRVDKHRAQRPSHWRTWEGYRGLGDVIRHQVQPGEGVVLECITTMLSNLLYEASGGASPDTLDFPALEAVLQQQVDDLIAACQQSAAPVYIVTNELGMSITPENRLARHFVDISGRANQKLAQAAQDVWLVVSGIGVKIKCR
- the cobC gene encoding alpha-ribazole phosphatase, translated to MRFFLVRHGQTTANVSGVFYGSTDLSLSPQGIGQSRRVAGYLSGVSFGRTIVSQLQRSQQTARLVVPAGAELHVDSRLNELDFGEWEMRHFSDIEKESPASWQRWMDDWQNATPDGGEAFSHFAARVRQAADETGKQRENTDTLIVAHQGVLSLMLATWLGMPVEAMWHFPFGHDAYTVVDNQAGFWVLRVFNGRSVWQTEE
- the mtfA gene encoding DgsA anti-repressor MtfA, with the translated sequence MIKWPWKTHDAPHEAGIQWEQALAIPVLANLSIDEQENLTHLAERFLQQKRIVPLQGLTLTPEQHARIALLFCLPVLELGLEWLDGFHEVLVYPAPFVVDDEWQDDIGLVHNQRVVQSGQSWQQGPIILNWLDIQDSFDASGFNLVVHEVAHKLDTRNGDRASGVPLIPLREVAGWEHDLHAAMNNIQDEIDLVGESAASIDAYAATDPAECFAVLSEYFFSAPELFAPRFPALWQRFCHFYRQDPLLRIRDNAHSNEGNPRTVH
- the cobT gene encoding nicotinate-nucleotide--dimethylbenzimidazole phosphoribosyltransferase; protein product: MGTLTELVTAIRPLDTQKMQGASRHIDGLVKPTNSLGRLESLAIQLSGMWGIDRLDNLQKEIIVMCADHGVFDEGVAATPKEVTWIQAINMQKGLTGVCVLARNSQTSVLPVDIGIDGEPIDNMLSLKLSRGCGNIAQGPAMTRQDAERLLLASAGLVKKRAQEGISVFGVGELGIANTTPASAIISVLTGCAPHDVVGIGANLPQDRVQHKEAIVGQAIRVNRPDARDAVDVLAKVGGYDLVGMTGVILGAGACGLPVVLDGFLSYAAAIAACQIAPEVKNYCIPSHFSAEKGAKRALEHLGLEPFIHLDLRLGEGSGAALAMSIVSAACAMYCEMGLLSQSGIRLPVPA